One genomic region from Salvia hispanica cultivar TCC Black 2014 chromosome 2, UniMelb_Shisp_WGS_1.0, whole genome shotgun sequence encodes:
- the LOC125203824 gene encoding protein JINGUBANG-like has translation MSIFTQWSPPSDEVQDSDESNSSSLLSQASLPTIPSLTPPLDLPTHPNCLATLKGHSSSIFSLSLAGKHLYSGASDGQIRVWDRNPSSFTQTSESRSAVKSIVVSGEHLFTAHSDHKIRVWKIDNNSGQGRRHYAAVAILPTMSDRCMSLLWAKNYVKVRRHKHCTWVHHVDAVAALAATADGSLLYSASWDRSFKIWRASDFKCVESVQNAHDDAINAVVLSKDGHVYTGSADRRIKVWRVEGAERKHSLVSTLEKHKSAVNALALSGDASVLYSGACDRSIIVWERGIGGGGAHMAVAGALRGHTKAILCLAVVGEVLCSGSADKTVRVWRRGGSGNSYSCLAVLEGHRTPVKCLAAGLDSNHVKGDVASDDSYLIYSGSLDFEIKVWKIKVPLIN, from the coding sequence atgagtatatTCACTCAATGGTCTCCCCCTTCCGACGAAGTCCAAGATTCCGACGAGTCAAACTCCTCATCCCTCCTTTCCCAGGCGAGTCTCCCCACCATCCCTTCCCTCACACCCCCCTTGGATCTCCCCACCCACCCCAACTGCCTCGCCACTCTCAAGGGCCACTCCTCctccatcttctctctctccctcgcCGGCAAGCACCTCTACAGCGGCGCCTCCGACGGCCAAATCCGCGTCTGGGACCGCAACCCCTCCTCCTTCACCCAGACCTCCGAGAGCCGCAGCGCCGTCAAATCGATCGTCGTCTCCGGCGAGCATCTCTTCACCGCCCACAGCGATCACAAAATCCGCGTCTGGAAAATCGACAACAACTCCGGCCAAGGGAGGAGGCACTACGCCGCCGTGGCGATCCTCCCGACGATGAGCGACCGCTGCATGAGCCTCCTGTGGGCGAAGAACTACGTCAAAGTGCGCCGCCACAAGCACTGCACGTGGGTGCACCACGTGGACGCGGTGGCGGCCCTGGCGGCCACCGCGGACGGGTCCCTCCTCTACTCGGCCTCGTGGGATAGAAGCTTCAAGATCTGGCGGGCTTCGGATTTCAAGTGCGTGGAGTCCGTGCAGAACGCGCACGACGACGCTATAAACGCCGTCGTTTTGTCCAAAGACGGCCACGTGTACACGGGGTCCGCGGATAGGAGGATCAAGGTGTGGAGGGTGGAAGGAGCTGAGCGCAAGCACTCGCTGGTTTCCACGCTGGAGAAGCATAAGTCCGCTGTGAATGCGCTGGCGCTGAGCGGCGACGCCTCCGTGCTTTACTCGGGCGCGTGCGATAGGTCGATCATTGTGTGGGAGAGGGGaatcggcggcggcggggcCCATATGGCGGTGGCGGGGGCGCTGAGGGGACACACCAAGGCGATTCTGTGCCTCGCGGTGGTGGGGGAGGTGCTGTGCAGTGGCTCGGCGGATAAAACGGTTAGGGTTTGGAGGAGGGGAGGGAGTGGAAATAGCTATTCTTGTCTGGCGGTTTTGGAAGGCCACCGGACTCCGGTCAAGTGTTTGGCGGCGGGATTGGATAGTAATCATGTGAAAGGCGACGTTGCTTCGGATGATTCTTATCTCATCTATAGTGGGAGTTTGGATTTTGAGATTAAGGTTTGGAAGATTAAGGtgccattaattaattaa
- the LOC125203730 gene encoding metalloendoproteinase 3-MMP, with protein MKFIAVLLLFSLISVDLNPVSANFFPNISSIPASIIPNVSIWDAFGALHGCRKGVKSKGLASLKKYFQLFGYLNTSYDDFSDDFDEFLESAVKNYQLNFNLNQTGELDAPTLKHIVLPRCGNADIVNGTSTMRSGKSPSTYSANSTIHTVAHYSFFPNRPRWPPGKSQLTYAFAPENQLSDLVKGIFVKAFERWSEVTPLTFVETATFNRADLRIGFFSGDHGDGEPFDGVLGTLAHAFSPPVGRLHFDGEENWVTDGNFINGSPMSAVDLESVAVHEIGHLLGLGHSSVEDAIMYPTISSGTRKVELANDDIMGIQELYGSNPNYNGSGSTLTPLNPWDESDSSGAPTQGFVLVIGLLSLLLFFV; from the coding sequence atgaaattcatcGCCGTGTTACTTCTGTTTTCCCTAATTTCCGTCGATCTGAATCCAGTTTCCGCTAATTTCTTCCCAAACATATCATCAATTCCAGCTTCCATAATTCCAAACGTTTCAATCTGGGATGCATTCGGCGCTCTCCACGGCTGCCGGAAAGGCGTGAAATCTAAAGGCCTAGCCAGCCTCAAAAAGTATTTCCAGCTATTCGGCTACCTCAACACCTCCTACGACGATTTCTCCGACGACTTCGACGAATTCCTCGAATCGGCAGTCAAAAACTACCAATTAAACTTCAACCTCAACCAAACCGGCGAGCTCGACGCGCCGACGCTGAAGCACATCGTGCTCCCGCGCTGCGGCAACGCCGACATCGTCAACGGCACCTCCACCATGCGCTCAGGCAAATCGCCGAGCACCTACAGCGCGAACTCGACGATCCACACGGTCGCGCACTACTCCTTCTTCCCCAACCGGCCGCGCTGGCCGCCGGGGAAGAGCCAGCTCACCTACGCGTTCGCGCCGGAGAACCAGCTCTCCGACTTGGTGAAAGGCATCTTCGTGAAGGCGTTCGAGCGGTGGTCGGAGGTGACGCCGCTGACGTTCGTGGAGACGGCGACGTTCAACCGCGCGGATCTGAGGATCGGATTCTTCAGCGGGGACCACGGCGACGGGGAGCCGTTCGACGGCGTGCTGGGGACGCTGGCGCACGCGTTCTCGCCGCCGGTGGGGCGGCTGCACTTCGACGGGGAGGAGAATTGGGTGACGGACGGTAATTTCATCAACGGATCGCCGATGTCGGCGGTGGATCTGGAGTCGGTTGCGGTTCATGAAATCGGGCATTTACTCGGGTTGGGTCATAGTTCGGTTGAGGATGCGATTATGTACCCGACTATTTCGTCGGGTACCCGGAAAGTGGAGCTTGCAAATGACGATATCATGGGTATCCAAGAGCTATACGGGTCTAACCCTAATTATAACGGGTCGGGTTCCACCTTAACCCCTTTGAATCCCTGGGATGAGAGTGACTCCAGCGGGGCTCCAACTCAAGGATTCGTATTGGTCATTGGATTATTATCACtcttgttattttttgtttag